CGCTCAGGGCGACGTCGCGGTAGTTGCGGCTGTAGGCCTCGTTGAGCGTCTGCTCGACCTCGGCGATGGTCCGGCCCTCGACCACCACGTTGCCCAGGTCGGCGAACGACGCCGACCCGTCGGGCAGCACGATGATGCTGTCCTGGCGCAGCTCTTCGTCCACGAGCGTCTCGACGGCGAACAGGTCGCCGCGCTGCAGGCGGTAGGGCGCCGACTCGGCGCTCTCGATCGCCGTGCGCTGTTCGGGCGTGAATTCGCAGAGGAGTTCCCGGCGCACCACCTGGCGCGGCGAACCGGCGCAGCCGGCGACCGCCAGCAGAGCGGCGCACGCGAGCGCCCAGGCGGCGAGCCGCGCCCGGACGGGATGGCGATGGTTCACGAGGTACATGGCGCGCGCCCCTCCGTGAGTCGCGGCGACCGGGCGTCCCTGCCGGTCACAGCCGGTCGTAGATGAGCTTGGGCAGCTCGTACGAGCGGCGGTTGAAGACGGTGCCCAGGACGTTCACCCGCTTCGAGGCCAGGTGCTCCAGACCCGAACGGATGATCTCCCGCTTGAGCCGCCGGCGTTCGACGACCGCGACCAGGCCGTCGGCCCTGGCGGCGAGCAGTTCGGTCTCGACCGAGCCGAGGATAGGCGGGCAGTCCAGCACCGTAAAGTCGAACTTCTGGGAAAAGAGCTTCAGCAGGGCCGGGGAACGCTCCGAGGCCAGGTCGCTGGCGCAGCCGTCGAGGTCCAGCCCCGCGGGCACCAGGGTCAGGTTGACGCCGCCGGGCAGGTGGGCGAAGCGCTCGGGCTCCCGCAGCATCTCCGCCAGGGTGACGTCCCCCAGGACCGCCAGCTTGCGCTGCGGCGAGTGGAAGTTCGCGTCGACCCAGGCCACCGAGCGGTTCATGACGTGGGCGAGCTGGCGGGCCGTGTTGTACGAGACGAAGCTCGCCCCCTCGCCGGAGACCGACGAGGCGAAGGCGATCACGGCGCCCCGGTTCGCGGGTTTGAAGTCCAGCAGCATGTTCGCCAGGTGGATGAACTCGGCGCGCTGCTGGCCGTCGGGCACCGGGAACAGGCTCACCCGGTCCATGGCGGTCAGTTCCGCCGCGAAATCCGGGCTCCCCGAGGTCTTCTTCTTGAATGCCTGGTGGATCGTGCTCATGGCCGCCCGTTCGCTCGGGATTGATTCTCGGATGTCACGGCGGGCCGGCAGGGCCGGAACCGCTTCGACGGTCGTCACCTAGGAACCCACGGAGCGCAATCGGCTCGGATGCGCGGAGTCTTTAGCAAAAACCGTCCGAGATCCTCCGGAACAGGGAACCGTCAACCGGCAGCGGCTGCAGAAGGGCTTAATCAGTGTAATTGGACATGTTTCGAATGTCAACCGCGGCACCGACCCGCCCTGCGGCGACGCTCCCGTTCCGCGACTGTTCCGGAACGGGCGTCGCCCTCATTTGACGAGGGAGATCGTGCGCGACTCGACCGCGGCGCCGGCGCGCACCCGCACCAGGTAGCTGCCGGCGGCGACGTGCTCCCCGGCGTCGTCACGGCCGTCCCACTCCAGGGAGCGGCGTCCGGCGTCCAGCACGTCGTCGACCAGCGTGGCAACCAGGCGGCCCCGCATGTCGTGGATCGCGACCCGCGCCCGCCCCCGCGTCGCCAGGTCGAAGGACACGACCGTGCGCGGGTTGAAGGGGTTCGGGTGGGCCGTCAGGTTGACGCGGGCCGCCGGGCCGGCCACGTCCACGCCGGTGGTGCCGGGCATCCAGACGAGGTCGCCGTTGACGTCCATGGCGTGCGAACGCTCGCGGTAGTAGGCGACGGCGTCGCCGAGGGTCATGATCTTCCCGTTGTTTTCCCGGACCAGGTCGATCAGCCAGGCGAGGTCCTGCTTGGTGATCCCGCCGCTGCCGTAGTTGATGTTGCCGTAGGTGTCGTTGTCGTCGCCGAGGTGGTGCGTGTACACCACGCAGATGCCCTCGGAGGCCCGGAACTCGTTCATGGTGGCCTGGGCGGCGGTGCGGAAGGCCTCGTAGGTCTTGTGGACCGGCGGCACCGCGCTGTGGTTGCCGAAGAAGTAGGAGTCCGTGTTGGCCAGCGGGATCCGGTACAGGCTGATGCCGCCGTTCCAGCTGTTGCTGGCCATGAAGTTGAAGTCACCGTAGCTGTTGTTGACGTAGTCCCAGAGCCCGCCCGTGCGCGCGCCGATGAAGCCTTCCGCGATGAGCGAGTCGATCAGCGCCTTGCCGTGGCGGTGGGCCGGGTAGGCGCAGACCCGGACGCTGGAGGCGGGCAGGTCGCAGTTGCCGGCGATGGTGTCGCGCTCGATCTCGGTCATCAACGAGGTCATGCGCGCGGCCTCGCTGGGCTCGCCGCAGAGGAAGTAGCCCATCCACGAGCCGCGCGGAGGGCTGGTGCAGGCGGGGGTGAGCCCCGCCTGGCCGTGCGAGGCGCCGTGCTGGGCGATCTCGAACCCGTCCGCGCCGAGGTCGTGGATCTCCTGCCGGCTCAGCTTGGTCGGGCTCAGGACGCCGCTGTGCACGTTGACGGCGATGGTGAAGCGGAAATCCATGACGCGGGCCGTGTCGGCCCAGGCCAGGTTGCACTTCGTCCCGTCGTCGGTCACGAAGCAGAAGGCGAAGTCGTGGCCGTCCCAGTTGCCCAGGGCCCGGGCCGGCGCCGGCGCGAACGCGGACGTCGCGGCGATCAGAGCGAGAACGGTCAGGATCGTGCGCCCCATCGAGACCCCCTGTGGAAGTGATCAAGTAAGACGATCATAATATCATATAATCGCGCGTAACGTCAACAATGGCGTCGGACCTCAAGCGGGGGGCATCAGGCTGCGGATCAGCGACACGTACCGCGCCTCCATCGCCGGCCAGGCGATCCCGGCGTACTCCAGGTCCGCGTGCCGGCTGAGTTCCACCCGCTCCGCGGGGGCGTCGCAGAGACGCCGGATCTGGTCGGCGAGGTCGGCCGCGTTGCCGGGCTCGCTGTACCGCAGGCTGCGGTCGGAGAAGAGCGCCGTCATCGAATCCACCCGCGAGGCGACCACGGGCAGCCCCACGGCGATGTACTCGAACGACTTGGTGGACAGGGCCAGGTCCATGAAGGAGTCCCGCAGGTAGGGGACGACGCCGATGTCCATGCGGTAGAGCAGTTCCCGGATCTCCTCGTGCGTGAGGTACGCGCCCAGCAGGACGGAATCGCCCAGGCCGCGGTCGGCGATCAGACGCTCCAGGACGGGCCGGTAGTTGGCGTCGTACTTCCCGTGGATCCTGAGTTCGGGATGCAGGCCGCGCTCCCGCAGCAGCGCGACGGCCTCGATCAGGACGTGGATCCCGAAGCGGTGCGCGACGGTCCCGTGGTAGACCAGCCGCGGGTGCGTCAGCGCCGCGCCGTCGCGGGCCTGCCGTTCCATGACGCCGTCCGCCGGACGGTAGAAGATGTGGTTGTCGGCGGCGTTGAGCACCAGGGTCACCTTGTCGTCGGGGATCCCCCGCGACAGCAGCTGCTTGCGGAAGCCCTCGCTCGTGGTGATCAGCCGGTTCGCGAAGCGGCAGGACAGCCCCTCGACGAGCTTCACGACCGGCAGCAGCAGCCGCGCCCGCGCGCCGTGCCACTTGGACTCGAAGAGTTCCACCATGAGGTCGTGCAGGTCCAGGACCACCGGCACGCCCCGCAGGCGCTGCAGCGCGGCGGCGAAGACGAGCTGGTCGGGCATGTTGTGGATCTGGACCAGGGCGGGGCGGTGGCGTCGCGCGAGGGACTCCAGCTTCAGGAAGGCGGCCAGGCCGAAGCCCTGGGAGAACAGCAGGTAGCGCAGGATGCTGGTCTTGTCGCGGACGGTCATGATCCGGTGGGCGGTCACCAGGCCGTACGACTCGACCGCCTCCTGGTCCGGATTGCGGTAGCAGATGATGTCGACCCCGATGCCGTGCCTGGCCAGCGCCTCGGCTTCGCGCCGGACCCGCGGGTCGCCGGGATACTGGGACAGGACGATCATGGACACCCGAGTCACGCGCCCACCTCCGAGTGCGGGGAGCGTGGAGTATGTGGAGCCGCAGCGGTCGCGTCAAGCACGGCCGGTGCAGCAACTCCCCAATCGAAACGATGTTGCGGGCACGGTCCCGCCCTGCTATCGTCCGCCGCGCTTCCCGATCCGGCGTTCCGGAAACGGGGGCGCCGACCGCGTCGCTCGCCCCGTCCCCGACCGCCTGCACACGGAACCGCGCCGAGGATCCCGTCATGCGGCTGAACCTGGTGATCTCCTCGCTCGACGCCGGCGGCGCCGAGCGCGTGATGGGCACGCTCGCCGACGCCTGGGCCGAGCGCGGCCACGAGGTCGACCTGTTCACGACCCACGACGCCGGCCGCGAGCCCCACTACCGGCTCTCGCCGCGGGTCCGCCGGCGTTCCGTCGATCCGCGGGCCACGGGTCCCTGGAAGCAGGCGGCCGTCGTGCGCTCCCTGCGCCGGGCGATCCGCGAGAGCGGGCCCGACGCCGTCGTCAGCTTCCTGAACTACACCAACATCCTGACCCTGGCCGCCTGCCGCGGCCTGGCCTGCCCCGTGATCGTCTCGGAGCGGCTGGACCCCCGGATCATCGAGATCGGGCCCGTCTGGTCGCTCCTGCGGCGCCTCTCCTACCGCCGCGCCGCCCGTCTCGTGGCCCAGACGCCCACCGCCGCCGCCCTGTTCGAACACCTGGCGCCCGGCCGGGTCCGGGTGATCCCCAACCCGGTGCTGGTCCAGGCCGACGGGCCGGCGCCGTTGCCGGCCGCCGACCGCCCGACGATCCTGTGCGTGGGACGCCTGTACCCCCAGAAGGGGTTCGACCTGGCGCTGAGGGCCATGGCGCTGCTGCCGCCCGCCTGCGACGCCTGGCGCCTGGTGATCCTGGGCGAGGGGCCGGAACGTCCGGCGCTCGAGAGCCTGCGCGGCGAACTCGGCCTCGGCGAGCGGGTCCAGCTGCCGGGGCAGGTCCCCGATCCCCGACCCTGGCTGCGGCAGGCCGGGATCTTCCTGATGTCGTCCCGCAGCGAGGGCTTCCCCAACGCGCTCTGCGAGGCCATGGCCGCCGGCCTGCCCGTCGTCTCGACGGACTGCCCCAGCGGGCCGTCGGACATCGTCACGCCGGAGGTCGACGGCCTCCTGGTCCCGCCGGAGGACCCGCGCGCCATGGCCGCGGCCCTGGCCCGGCTGATCGCCGACGGGAACCTCAGGGCGCGATTGGCTCAAGCCGCCCCCGCCGTGGCCGATCGCTACTCGCTCGACACGGTGATGGCGGCCTGGGCAACCCTGCTCGCCGACGTCACCGGCGTCGCCGTCCCGTCCGACGGCTGCCCTCCCGGCAGCCGCACGATCTGAGGAACCCGGCATGCGCGTCCTGGTGCTGACCGCGATGTACCCGACGGCCGAAAGGCCCGCCGCCGGCACGTTCGTGAAGGAACAGGTGGACTCGCTGATCCGGGCGGGCATCGACGTGGAGGTCATGGACTTCGACGGCGCCCGCTCGTTCCGGAACTACGTGCGCGCCGGCCTCGCGCTGCGCCGGCGGCTGCAGGGCGACAAGTTCGACCTCGTCCACGCCCACTACGGTCTGGTCGGCCTGCCGGCCCGCATGCAGTTCCGCTGCCCGATCGTCCTGACGTATCACGGCAGCGATCTGCTGGGCGAGGTCGGGCCGGACGGCGGGTACACCTTCGGCGGCAAGCTGAAGGTCCTGCTCGGCAAGGCGCTCGGGTTCGTGGTCACCCGGCGCATCATCGTCGCCGAAGTGCTCCGCAACCGCCTCTGGAAGGCGGCCCTGGTCCCGATGGGCGTGGACATGGACCTGTTCGCGCCGCGGCCGCGGGAGGAAGCCCGCCGGGAGCTGGGGCTGGACCCGGACCGCCGGTACGTCCTGTTCGTCGCCAACCCGGACAACCGCTGCAAGCGGTACGACGTCGCCGCGGCGGCGGTCGGGATCCTCGCCGCGGCAGGTCGCGACGTGGAGCTGCTCCCGGTCTTCAAGGTCCCCCACGAGCACGTCCCGCTGTACATGAACGCCGCCGACGTCCTGGTGCTGACCTCCGACCACGAGGCCTCGCCCTGCGTGATCAAGGAGGCCCTGGCCGTCAACCTGCCCCTCGTCGCGGTGGACGTCGGCGACGTCGCCGAGAGGATCGCGGGGGTCGACGGCTGCTTCCTCTGCGCGCGCGCGCCGCAGGACGTCGCGGACAAGCTCGGTTCCGCGCTGGACTTCGGCCGGCCGACGAACGGCCGCGACAAGGTCCGCGCGATCAGCCTGGAGAACACGGCCCGGCTCACGATCGACGTCTACCAGGACGCCCTGCGACGCCGCCCCTAATCACGGAGACCCGCCCATGCCGCACCTGCCTACCCTGGCCGTCCTGTCCACGTTGCGCCGCGAGCGCTGGCGCCGCTTCCGGGAGATGTCCGACATCCAGTGGCTGGACGAGTCCGCGCTGCGGGAGCTGCACGACCGCAAGCTCGCGGCCCTGCTGCGCCACGCCGTCCGCCACGTGCCCCGTTACCGGGACCTCGGCGCCGCCCGCCTGGACGAATTCCCGCTGGTCGACAAGCTGGTCATGACCGCCGAGCAGGCCTCGTTCCTCTCGGACGAGGCGGGTCCCGAAGACCGGCTGGCCTCGTCGACCGGCGGTTCGTCGGGGATCCTGTTCAAGTTCTACACCGACGCGCGCTCGCGCGAGATCAGGCGCGCCTGCGACATGCTCGGCCGGACCTGGGCCGGCTGGGAGATCGGCGACCGCCAGGCCCTGCTGTGGGGCCACCGCGGCGACGTGAGCGCCACCGAGACCGCCCGCAACCGCCTCGCCAACGAGCTGCTGCACCGCTCGATCACCCTGAACGCCTTCACGATGGACGAGGCCACGGTGGACGGTTTCATCCGCCGGCTCCAGAGCTACCGGCCGCGGCTGCTGGTCGGGTACGCCTCGGCCCTGACCTTCCTGGCGGCCACGATGAGCCGGCGGGGGATCGCGGGCGTGCACCCGCGGGGCATCATCTCCTCGGCGGAGTCGCTGAGCGACGAGCAGCGGGGGATCATCGAAGCCCAGTTCGGCTGCCGCGTGTCGAACCGCTACGGCTCCCGGGAATTCGCGCCGGTCGCCCAGCAGTGCGAGGAGGCCGCCGGCTTCCACGTCTTCGCCGACCGCGTCCACGTCGAGGTGCTCCGCGCCGACGGATCGCCCTGCACTCCCGGCGAACGCGGAGAGATCACGGTGACCGACCTGGACAACTTCGCCATGCCGTTCATCCGCTACCGCACGGGCGATCTCGCGATCGCCACCGACGAGCGCTGCCGCTGCGGGCGCGGCCTGCCCCTGATCGCCCGCGTCGAGGGGCGCGTGTCCGAGCTGATCGTGGGGCTCAACGGGCAGGTCTACGCCTGCCCCGGGCCGACCTTCTGGACGGCGGGAGTCACCGGCATCCACCAGCTGCAGATCTACCAGGGGAGCCGCGAGCGCGTCGAACTGCGCGTCGTGCCGGGGCCGCAATGGAGCGAGGAGTCGGCGAGGGGCCTGACGGCCAGGTTCCGCGAGCTGCTCGGCGACGTGCAGGTGGAGATCGTCATGCGCGACGAGATCCCGGTCGCCGCCTCCGGGAAGTACCGGTTCGCGATCTCGGAGGTCTCGCCCTTCAGTCGCCCGAACGGATGAGCCCGGCCGCGTCGAGCAGCTTGCGCAGCCTCAGCCGGGACCTCGCCGCGGTCCTGCCGAGCTGATCGTCGCAGGCCGCGGTCAGCAGGCCCGCGTCGCCGGTGCGGCGCTGCCGGCCGAACAGGGAATACCGCCGGTGGTCCGAGAGCCGCCGGATGAAGCGGGGGTCGGGGTCGTGCCAGCGGCCGAGATCGCCCGGCTTGACCGTGATCGTCCGGAACCCCGCGGCGGCAGCCACCCGCCAGGACTCGTCGCAGTAGGCGCCGCCGGGCCAGCAGAAGTGGGACACGGGCTTCCCCAGCCGCGCGCCGATGAGGCGCGAGGCCTCCCCGATCTCGAACTCGTACCTCTCGATCATCTCGCGATCCGACTCGAACACCCCTCTGCCCCCGTCGGCTTCGCGGGCGACGTCCCGCAACCGCGCCTCCCAGCCTTCGGCGGCGAAGAAGGACGCGCCGCCGTGGGCGGCGACGTGGGCGGTCGTGGCCGCCGCGACGTCGGGATCGGGCAGGAAGCGGCGGATGCCCAGGGACCGCCCGCTGCGCCAGACGGGCGCGCCCCACGGGACGTAGCCGCTCTGGTCCTCGACGAGGTAGAAGGGCTTGCGCTCCGGACGGGCGTTCCAGGCCAGCCAGGGCGTGGACAGGCCGGGCCGGTGGAAGTCCGCGATCTCGGGGCCGGTCGGGTGCCAGGTGTGGGACATCGAGTGGCTCCCGATCTCCAGCACGCCGCTGCGGGACAGGATCCCGATCTCCGCCCAGTTCAGGAAGCCCCTGGTCGGCAGGTCCGCTTCCGCGCAGCGGCCGGCCCAGACGTCCTCCAGGTTGGGCCGCGGCTGCTCGCCGGGGTCGACGAACTCCGGGTTGACGTAGACGAGACCGCGCCAGCCGGCCCGCTTCAGGAGCGGGTAGACGTACGTCCAGTTGTCGAGGTAGCCGTCGTCGAAGGTCAGCGCGACCCGGCGGTCGCGCGGCGCCGCGCCGGCCGCCTGCGACTCGTGGACCTCGTCGAGCGAGGCGGGGCGGTAGCCCAGGGCGACGAACCGCTCGAGCTGCCGCCGGAACAGCGGCAGGGGGCAGGCGAGCTCGCCCCAGACCCAGTCCGGATCGGGACGGCCGACGGAGTGGTACATGACCACGGGCAGGCGGGAGGCGCTCATGAGCCGGCACGGCCTTTCGTCGTCTTGAGGAGTTCCTGCCGGTAGACGTCCTCGATGCGGCGCGCCACCGACCCGATGCCGTAGTCGGCCTGCGCGCGGCGCCGCGCCGCCGCGGCCAGCCCGGCCGCGCGGGTGGGATCCGCGAGCAGCTGCGCGATGGCGGCCGCTAGCGCCGCCGGGTCCGCCGGCGGCACCAGCAGGCCCTCGCTCCCGTCGCGGACGGCGTCGGGGATGCCGCCGACGTTCGTGGCGACGATGGGGCGGCACGCCGCCATCGCCTCCAGCAGGGCCACCGGCAGGCCCTCGCGCACGCTGCTCATGACCCAGACGTCCATGGCCGCCAGCAGGTCGTTCACGTCGTCGCGACGGCCCGCCCAGATCACGGCGTCGCCCAGTCCCGCCGCGGCGGCCCGCGCGGTCAGATCCGACCGGCGGTCGCCGTCGCCGACGGCCAGCCAGCGCAGCCGCGGCCTGGTTTCGCGCAGCGCGACCAGCGCGGCCAGCAGGTGTTCGTAGCCCTTGGCCTCGACCACGCGCCCGACCGTGCCCAGCACGGGCGTGTCGTCGGCCAGCCCGAACTCGGCGCGGACGCGCCGGCGACCCGCGTCGTTGCCGGGCTCCGCGGGGATGGGCACGCCGTTGGGGATCAGGATCAGCTTGCCGGGATCGAACCGCTCGCGGCGGATCCGGATCTCCATGCCGTCGCGGGCGACCGCGATGTGACGGGCCGTCCAGCGGCTGAGGTGGTGGTCGATCGCGACGCGCAGCGGGCCCTTCCAGAGCTCCTTGCCGTGCTCGGTGGTCATCAGGACGGGAACGCCCGCCCACCGGCCGGCCAGGCGGCCCCACAGGGCGGAGTCGTGCATGTGCGCGTGGACGACGGCCACGTCCTGGTCCCGCAGCCAGCCGGCGAAGCGCCGCAGGCTGCCGACGGCGTGGCGCGTGCGGATCGGGATCCGCACCACCGGGATGCCCGCCGCCTCGACGACCGCCGCCAGCTCGCCCCGCTCCTGCAGGCAGACCGCGGTGTGCCGGAACTCGTCGCGGTCGGCCGCCAGCAGGTAGTTCACCAGCTGCCGTTCGGCGCCGCCGGTGCGCAGGCTGCCGATGACGTGGGCCACGTGCCAGGGCCGCTGCGGGTTCCCGCGCATCGTCACCGCCCTCCCCTCCCCGACGAGGCCGCCGCGGCGTCCAGACGGGACCGGACGACGTGCCGCGCCTTCGTCCAGGCGTCGCGGTAGAAGCCGACCAGTTCGCCGACGCCCACGACGTAGGGCAGGCGCAGGTCCGTGATGCGGTTGACCACGAACATCGGCGCCAGGCGGCTGGCGACCATCAGCACGGCCTGGGCGGCGATGATGCCGATCAGCCCGCCCAGCGCCATGCCGGCGTACAGCAGGAAGGGCGCCGCCAGCAGCGTCGCCGCGTTCACCCAGATGGAGACGCCGTTGCGGTCCATGGCCCTCAGCACGAGCGTGGCGTTGAACAGCAGGTGCAGCTTGAGCAGCGTGTTGATCTGGAAGATCGGCACCGCGTCGGCGTAGGTCCCGGTGAACATGAAGACGATCAGCGGCTTGGCGACCAGCAGCAGGAAGGCGATGGTCGGGAGCGCGACCGCGTACGTGCTGGTGAGGATCTTCCGCCACAGCCGGCGGATGCCCTCCCGGTCGTGCTGCAGCTCCAGGGCCGCGAACTGGCTGAGCGCCACCATGGCGAGGGACTGCGTGAAGATCTGGATCACGGGAATCTCGGTGCAGCCCACGGAATAGACGGCGTAGACCTCGGTCCCGTAGTAGCGGCTGACGAAGAAGTCGCCGAGCCGGGCGAGCATCATGCTCAGCGTGCCGGCCACGCCGAGCGTCACGCCGTAGCGGATCTGCTCGCGCAGGCCGAAGAAGTAGCGCTCGGCGGCGAAGCCGTGCATCCGGTGGTGGATGTAGGCGAGCATGGCGGCCAACTGGACGCCGCGCGCGGCGACCAGGGCCAGCAGCACGACGTCCAGGCGCCGCGTGGCGTAGGCCGCCGCGACGGTGGCCAGGCTCACGATCACCTGGCCGCCGATCTCGAACACGGCCGACGAGCGGATCCGCTGGCGGGAGGTGAGGTAGCAGTCGCAGGCGGAGGTGAGCATCAGCAGCACGGTGTGGACGGCCAGCAGCCAGAAGGCGTCCGCCAGGATCGCCATGTTCAGCCAGCGGCTCAACGGGCCGGCGAAGGCGCCGATCGCCGCGAACGCCGTCGTGAAGACCACGACGTTCATCAGCACGCTGTTGAGGAAGTAGGCGCCAGCGTTGCGCTCGTCGCGGGGGATGAAGTAGTAGAGCGCCTGGTTGAGCCCGAGTTGGAAGAGCGAGGCGATGTAGACTTCCAGCAGGAAGAACTGCCGGTAGGCGCCGAAGTCGGCCACGGTCATCAGGCGCACCAGGAAGTA
The DNA window shown above is from bacterium and carries:
- a CDS encoding glycosyltransferase family 4 protein is translated as MRLNLVISSLDAGGAERVMGTLADAWAERGHEVDLFTTHDAGREPHYRLSPRVRRRSVDPRATGPWKQAAVVRSLRRAIRESGPDAVVSFLNYTNILTLAACRGLACPVIVSERLDPRIIEIGPVWSLLRRLSYRRAARLVAQTPTAAALFEHLAPGRVRVIPNPVLVQADGPAPLPAADRPTILCVGRLYPQKGFDLALRAMALLPPACDAWRLVILGEGPERPALESLRGELGLGERVQLPGQVPDPRPWLRQAGIFLMSSRSEGFPNALCEAMAAGLPVVSTDCPSGPSDIVTPEVDGLLVPPEDPRAMAAALARLIADGNLRARLAQAAPAVADRYSLDTVMAAWATLLADVTGVAVPSDGCPPGSRTI
- a CDS encoding glycosyltransferase — encoded protein: MRVLVLTAMYPTAERPAAGTFVKEQVDSLIRAGIDVEVMDFDGARSFRNYVRAGLALRRRLQGDKFDLVHAHYGLVGLPARMQFRCPIVLTYHGSDLLGEVGPDGGYTFGGKLKVLLGKALGFVVTRRIIVAEVLRNRLWKAALVPMGVDMDLFAPRPREEARRELGLDPDRRYVLFVANPDNRCKRYDVAAAAVGILAAAGRDVELLPVFKVPHEHVPLYMNAADVLVLTSDHEASPCVIKEALAVNLPLVAVDVGDVAERIAGVDGCFLCARAPQDVADKLGSALDFGRPTNGRDKVRAISLENTARLTIDVYQDALRRRP
- a CDS encoding FlgD immunoglobulin-like domain containing protein, with the translated sequence MGRTILTVLALIAATSAFAPAPARALGNWDGHDFAFCFVTDDGTKCNLAWADTARVMDFRFTIAVNVHSGVLSPTKLSRQEIHDLGADGFEIAQHGASHGQAGLTPACTSPPRGSWMGYFLCGEPSEAARMTSLMTEIERDTIAGNCDLPASSVRVCAYPAHRHGKALIDSLIAEGFIGARTGGLWDYVNNSYGDFNFMASNSWNGGISLYRIPLANTDSYFFGNHSAVPPVHKTYEAFRTAAQATMNEFRASEGICVVYTHHLGDDNDTYGNINYGSGGITKQDLAWLIDLVRENNGKIMTLGDAVAYYRERSHAMDVNGDLVWMPGTTGVDVAGPAARVNLTAHPNPFNPRTVVSFDLATRGRARVAIHDMRGRLVATLVDDVLDAGRRSLEWDGRDDAGEHVAAGSYLVRVRAGAAVESRTISLVK
- a CDS encoding glycosyltransferase family 4 protein, producing the protein MTRVSMIVLSQYPGDPRVRREAEALARHGIGVDIICYRNPDQEAVESYGLVTAHRIMTVRDKTSILRYLLFSQGFGLAAFLKLESLARRHRPALVQIHNMPDQLVFAAALQRLRGVPVVLDLHDLMVELFESKWHGARARLLLPVVKLVEGLSCRFANRLITTSEGFRKQLLSRGIPDDKVTLVLNAADNHIFYRPADGVMERQARDGAALTHPRLVYHGTVAHRFGIHVLIEAVALLRERGLHPELRIHGKYDANYRPVLERLIADRGLGDSVLLGAYLTHEEIRELLYRMDIGVVPYLRDSFMDLALSTKSFEYIAVGLPVVASRVDSMTALFSDRSLRYSEPGNAADLADQIRRLCDAPAERVELSRHADLEYAGIAWPAMEARYVSLIRSLMPPA
- a CDS encoding oligosaccharide flippase family protein, which translates into the protein MLNRSLYIMSSKLLGYGVRLVLPYFLVRLMTVADFGAYRQFFLLEVYIASLFQLGLNQALYYFIPRDERNAGAYFLNSVLMNVVVFTTAFAAIGAFAGPLSRWLNMAILADAFWLLAVHTVLLMLTSACDCYLTSRQRIRSSAVFEIGGQVIVSLATVAAAYATRRLDVVLLALVAARGVQLAAMLAYIHHRMHGFAAERYFFGLREQIRYGVTLGVAGTLSMMLARLGDFFVSRYYGTEVYAVYSVGCTEIPVIQIFTQSLAMVALSQFAALELQHDREGIRRLWRKILTSTYAVALPTIAFLLLVAKPLIVFMFTGTYADAVPIFQINTLLKLHLLFNATLVLRAMDRNGVSIWVNAATLLAAPFLLYAGMALGGLIGIIAAQAVLMVASRLAPMFVVNRITDLRLPYVVGVGELVGFYRDAWTKARHVVRSRLDAAAASSGRGGR
- a CDS encoding glycosyltransferase, with the translated sequence MRGNPQRPWHVAHVIGSLRTGGAERQLVNYLLAADRDEFRHTAVCLQERGELAAVVEAAGIPVVRIPIRTRHAVGSLRRFAGWLRDQDVAVVHAHMHDSALWGRLAGRWAGVPVLMTTEHGKELWKGPLRVAIDHHLSRWTARHIAVARDGMEIRIRRERFDPGKLILIPNGVPIPAEPGNDAGRRRVRAEFGLADDTPVLGTVGRVVEAKGYEHLLAALVALRETRPRLRWLAVGDGDRRSDLTARAAAAGLGDAVIWAGRRDDVNDLLAAMDVWVMSSVREGLPVALLEAMAACRPIVATNVGGIPDAVRDGSEGLLVPPADPAALAAAIAQLLADPTRAAGLAAAARRRAQADYGIGSVARRIEDVYRQELLKTTKGRAGS
- a CDS encoding polysaccharide deacetylase family protein, producing MSASRLPVVMYHSVGRPDPDWVWGELACPLPLFRRQLERFVALGYRPASLDEVHESQAAGAAPRDRRVALTFDDGYLDNWTYVYPLLKRAGWRGLVYVNPEFVDPGEQPRPNLEDVWAGRCAEADLPTRGFLNWAEIGILSRSGVLEIGSHSMSHTWHPTGPEIADFHRPGLSTPWLAWNARPERKPFYLVEDQSGYVPWGAPVWRSGRSLGIRRFLPDPDVAAATTAHVAAHGGASFFAAEGWEARLRDVAREADGGRGVFESDREMIERYEFEIGEASRLIGARLGKPVSHFCWPGGAYCDESWRVAAAAGFRTITVKPGDLGRWHDPDPRFIRRLSDHRRYSLFGRQRRTGDAGLLTAACDDQLGRTAARSRLRLRKLLDAAGLIRSGD